Part of the Pedobacter roseus genome is shown below.
ACTTTACCTCCGTGGTAACGATGTAAATCTGGTGGTGGTAGATGGGGTGCCGATCAATTCGGATACCTGGAACATCAATCCGGATGATATTGATACCTATACCGTACTTAAAGGGCCTGCTGCTGCAGCACTTTATGGTTACCAGGCTTATAACGGTGCTTTATTGATTACCACTAAAAGAGGTAAACTAAGCGACAAAGGTTTTACGGTAGAACTCAACTCAAGCACCCAGTTTAATTCAGGATTTATCGCTTTGCCAAAAAGCCAGGATGAGTACGGACCAGGTGAGCACAGTGCTTATGCCTTTGGTGATGGTAAAGGCGGTGGTTTAAATGATGGCGATTATGACATCTGGGGTCCGAAATTCGAAGGTCAGTTAATTCCTCAATACGATAGCCCTGTGGTAAACGGTGTGCGCCAGGGTACGCCATGGGTAGCCCGCGGAAAGGATAACTTAAAACGTTTTATAGAGACAGGTTTACTTTCTGCCAATAACGTGGCGCTATCTTCAGCAACTGATAAGTACAATTTAAGGGTTTCCATTTCTAACAATTACCAGAAAGGAATTATCCCGAACACACAGTTAAATATCAATAACTTTAACGTAAGCGGTTCTTATAACATCACCCCTAAATTAAGGGCCGAAACCTACATCAATTACAGCCGTCAGTTTTCTGATAATATTCCTGATGTAAACTACGGTCCGAATAGTGTGATTTATAACATGACACTTTGGGGCGGTGCCGACTGGAACATTGATGACATGAAAAATTACTGGCAGCCGGGTAAAGAAGGTATTCAATCTATCTATGCAGAATACCAACGTTACCATAATCCTTATTTTATGTCGTACGAATGGTTACGGGGACATAAAAAGAACGACATTAACGGTTATGCTTCCTTAAATTACAATATCAGCAAAGGCCTGGACGTGTTATTAAAAACACAGATTTCTACCTACGATCAGTTAAGAACAGAGAAAATGCCTTTTTCTGCGCATCCTTACGGTCGTGAAGAAGGTTTGGGCGATTACAGGGAAGACCGCCGCAGCATGTTCGAAAATAATACGCAGTTGATTTTGAAATACAATAAAAACGTGGGCGATTTATTCGAAATCAGTGCTTTTGGTGGCGGTAATGCCCGTAACTTCAGCTATAACTCTAGTTTTACTTCAACCGATTACCTGAATGTTCCGAATGTATATAACTTCTCTAATTCTAAAAATCCAGTTAAAGCTTTCGATTTTAACTCTAAAATGTTGGTGTTAAGTGCTTTTTATTCAGTTGATTTAAGTTTCAAGAAATACCTGAATATTAATACCACTGGCCGTGTAGATAAAAACTCTGCGCTGCCGCCAAAGAATAATGCAGCTTTCTATCCTTCAGTTTCCTTAAGCTCAGTAATTTCTGATTACGTAAAAATGCCTGAGTTTATCTCTTTTGCAAAAGTAAGGGCATCGTATGCCAATGTTAAAGATCCTGGTTTAGGTACACAAGATTATATCGGTGCAACACCATTGCAAAGTTATCCGATAGGATATGGTGCCGAATACAGCTCTTCTTACGGCGGGCCGGTTTATGGTCTTTCCTCTCCATACACCATCAGGCAGACTTATAACAACCAAACCGGTGCTTATTATACCAATAGTCTGATCGATTTGAATAATATCAGGGCGCAGAGCAGAACCAATTACGAAGGGGGTATCGATCTTAAATTCCTGAAAAACAGGTTAGGTTTCGAGGCTACTTATTTCAGGTATATCGACGGGCCAAAAATTATTAAACAAAGTATTCCGCAAGCTTCCGGATATGATGTAAATACTATTAACGGGCGTAAAACACAGAATAGCGGGGTAGAACTGAGCTTATCAGGATCGCCAATCATGACTGATAAATTTGGCTGGGATGTCATGATCAACTGGTCTACCTACAAACAGGTTTATAAAGAACTTGCCCCTGGTGAAACATCGGTTGATCAGTTTTTCAAAACAGGCGACCGCATCGATAACATTTATGGCTCAGTATTGGCTAAAACACCAGGCGGACAAGTCATTCATACGGCAAGCGGAACACCGATTTCGTTACCGGTTAACCAATTGCTGGGGCACGCCGATCCAAACTGGGTATGGAGTATCGGCAATAAGTTCAGGTACGAAAATTTCTCGTTCAGCTTCCAGTTAGATGGTAAAGTGGGCGGTGTAATGCAGGATTATGTAAGGTTGAAATCGTTCCAGGGCGGTCGTCAGATCGAAACCATTCAAGGCAAAATGGGCGAAGCCAGGTACCAGGATTATATCCACGTAAACGACCCTAACTACAAAGGTACATGGGTAGGCGATGGGGTAGTGGTTGCCAATAACGGTAAACTTAATTTCGATCCGGTTACGGGTGTAATTACCAATTATGGCGATCTTTCTTTCGCTCCAAATAATACCCCTGTTTTATTGCAGGATTATTTAGGTGTGTTTTACGGTGCTAAAGAAAATACGATGATGAGCCGTACTTATGCAAAATTGCGCGAAGTGACCTTTGGTTATCAATTGCCTAAAAAATTATTGGAAGGAACCTTTATCCGCTCGGCCAATATTTCGGTAGTGGGACGTAACCTCCTGTATTTCATTAATTCTACCTACAATGATGTGGATGTAGATCAGTATTCGGGCAGAGAAGGCACTTCTACCCTGCAAACGCCAACCACCAGAAGTGTGGGCTTTAACCTGAATGTTACTTTTTAACCGTTAGCACAAAAGATTATGAAAACGATATATAAAATTTTGTTCCTCTTCATCATGGTTGCAGTTTGCGGCGGATGTAAGAAAGAATTTGAAGACAACTTTAAAAATCCAAACCAGGCCGAAAGTGTGCCGCCCAACTTAGTGCTGAATGGTATTTTATACGATATGTACGAAGCACCTTTTTCGGGTTCAGAAAGATGGAACCAGTACACCGCGGCAAATTATTTTTATTATGCAACCAACAATTACGATTGGACAGGCGCTTCATTAGATTATACCACATTAAAAAACGTGGGTAAAATGGAAGAAGAAGCCAACCGTTTAGGTGGCGAAGTAGGCAAACCTTACCTGGCCCTGGCCAAATTCTTTAAAGCTTATTTC
Proteins encoded:
- a CDS encoding SusC/RagA family TonB-linked outer membrane protein, producing MKHLYKMKMCMVALLLLCLTPYFTWAQTKIAGMVKDDAQQPVPGVSVLVKGTKKATSTDLSGRFTLDAKTGETLVVSSIGFLTQEVQVTGANLNIILKTDSKNLNEVVVTALGIRKEKRNLGYAIQEVKGADLVKAREANPVNGLVGKVAGLTVGVSSELLGRSSLYLRGNDVNLVVVDGVPINSDTWNINPDDIDTYTVLKGPAAAALYGYQAYNGALLITTKRGKLSDKGFTVELNSSTQFNSGFIALPKSQDEYGPGEHSAYAFGDGKGGGLNDGDYDIWGPKFEGQLIPQYDSPVVNGVRQGTPWVARGKDNLKRFIETGLLSANNVALSSATDKYNLRVSISNNYQKGIIPNTQLNINNFNVSGSYNITPKLRAETYINYSRQFSDNIPDVNYGPNSVIYNMTLWGGADWNIDDMKNYWQPGKEGIQSIYAEYQRYHNPYFMSYEWLRGHKKNDINGYASLNYNISKGLDVLLKTQISTYDQLRTEKMPFSAHPYGREEGLGDYREDRRSMFENNTQLILKYNKNVGDLFEISAFGGGNARNFSYNSSFTSTDYLNVPNVYNFSNSKNPVKAFDFNSKMLVLSAFYSVDLSFKKYLNINTTGRVDKNSALPPKNNAAFYPSVSLSSVISDYVKMPEFISFAKVRASYANVKDPGLGTQDYIGATPLQSYPIGYGAEYSSSYGGPVYGLSSPYTIRQTYNNQTGAYYTNSLIDLNNIRAQSRTNYEGGIDLKFLKNRLGFEATYFRYIDGPKIIKQSIPQASGYDVNTINGRKTQNSGVELSLSGSPIMTDKFGWDVMINWSTYKQVYKELAPGETSVDQFFKTGDRIDNIYGSVLAKTPGGQVIHTASGTPISLPVNQLLGHADPNWVWSIGNKFRYENFSFSFQLDGKVGGVMQDYVRLKSFQGGRQIETIQGKMGEARYQDYIHVNDPNYKGTWVGDGVVVANNGKLNFDPVTGVITNYGDLSFAPNNTPVLLQDYLGVFYGAKENTMMSRTYAKLREVTFGYQLPKKLLEGTFIRSANISVVGRNLLYFINSTYNDVDVDQYSGREGTSTLQTPTTRSVGFNLNVTF